Proteins from a single region of Chryseobacterium sp. T16E-39:
- a CDS encoding patatin-like phospholipase family protein produces the protein MRKSLILILLFQLLFMHSQVKKGLVIPKNPRIGLSLAGGGAKGFSHVGVLKVLDSLGVKVDYIAGTSMGAIVGGLYASGYSGKEIEKIVMDTDFYSLIMDPKSRKESTFFNKSVDKYLLSIPIKNGKINLPSSISTGQKNVYLLKELFKNVSNIDDFSKLPIPFMCVATNLESGNMQVFEKGDLVESIMASSAFPSLMDPVKVGDSIYIDGAMTVNYPSKPLKDKGIDIVIGVDLNQDLSKREDLNNIIAILNQVIDMNIHKDTRRQYKYTDINIKPNLKGMSATSYDEKKKILDSGYVEGMKYVNILDQLPKRSFDRLRQRVNPIYSNVYKIDSISLIGSKIYGKNYTLGKMGLHLPSMETYGSINKKIDRLVATNNYKFINYDIVSENNANYLKLYVTEDDARHFFKFGLHYDNVFKTGLLLNYSAKRLLFKNSNLSLDVIVGDQPRYYLNYFIDNGYIPGFGLYSSGMTVELKDVNNYDSDTWKWLRNEAFIQSVWKDKFAIGGGISHDYFSADTNGTNERISRFLNPYVFIKSDTQNDKDFPTKGIYISAEGKVIDLMKSELEKRVVQIKADIRVNIPLAKHFTYRLNLYGGITLGEHLPEFYKYRLGGIFEQNVINFKSFGGFYFAQLGTNNVVLISNDLQFKFNKNYFISGNFSFANLSNDITFENAAKLNYSSLGITAGYKSPFGQIKVNFSHSLKNNQKGIFSVILGHWF, from the coding sequence ATGAGAAAATCCCTCATTCTTATACTCTTATTCCAGCTACTTTTCATGCATTCGCAAGTAAAAAAGGGCCTGGTAATTCCAAAAAATCCCAGAATAGGACTTTCTCTTGCAGGAGGAGGAGCTAAAGGTTTTTCTCATGTTGGAGTTTTGAAAGTATTAGATTCCTTAGGTGTAAAAGTAGATTACATTGCCGGAACAAGTATGGGTGCCATTGTAGGAGGCTTGTATGCTTCAGGATATTCAGGAAAAGAGATTGAAAAAATTGTAATGGATACTGATTTCTATTCTTTGATCATGGATCCGAAATCCAGGAAAGAAAGTACATTCTTCAATAAATCTGTAGACAAATATCTTTTATCCATTCCCATAAAAAACGGGAAAATAAATCTACCCTCTTCTATAAGTACAGGACAAAAGAATGTTTATTTACTAAAGGAATTATTTAAAAACGTTTCCAATATTGATGACTTTTCAAAGTTGCCTATTCCCTTTATGTGTGTAGCAACGAATCTGGAAAGTGGAAATATGCAGGTCTTTGAAAAAGGAGATCTTGTAGAATCAATTATGGCAAGCTCGGCATTTCCCTCTTTAATGGATCCTGTAAAAGTCGGTGACAGTATTTATATCGATGGGGCTATGACGGTAAATTATCCCTCAAAGCCATTAAAGGACAAAGGAATTGATATCGTAATCGGTGTGGACCTTAACCAGGACTTATCGAAAAGAGAGGATTTAAACAATATCATTGCCATTCTAAACCAGGTTATCGATATGAATATCCATAAAGATACCAGACGGCAGTATAAATATACAGACATCAATATCAAACCAAATCTTAAAGGGATGTCTGCCACCAGCTATGATGAAAAGAAAAAAATTCTGGATAGTGGTTATGTAGAAGGGATGAAATATGTCAACATTTTAGATCAATTACCAAAGCGATCTTTTGACCGCCTCAGACAGCGTGTAAATCCAATATATTCTAATGTCTATAAGATCGATAGCATCTCTCTGATTGGAAGTAAAATTTATGGTAAAAACTACACTCTGGGGAAAATGGGATTACATCTCCCCTCCATGGAAACATATGGAAGTATAAATAAGAAAATTGACAGGTTAGTCGCTACCAATAATTATAAGTTTATCAATTATGATATCGTATCAGAAAACAATGCCAATTATTTAAAACTATATGTAACGGAGGATGACGCAAGACATTTTTTCAAATTTGGACTCCATTATGATAATGTCTTTAAAACCGGATTGCTTCTTAACTATTCTGCAAAGCGCCTTTTATTTAAAAACTCAAACCTGTCGTTAGATGTTATTGTGGGAGATCAACCGCGGTATTATCTGAACTATTTTATTGATAACGGCTACATACCAGGATTTGGACTCTATTCCTCCGGAATGACTGTCGAACTAAAAGACGTGAACAATTATGATTCCGATACCTGGAAATGGCTCAGAAATGAGGCTTTTATCCAATCTGTATGGAAAGATAAGTTTGCAATAGGAGGCGGTATAAGTCATGATTATTTTAGTGCTGACACCAACGGCACCAACGAGAGAATAAGTAGATTTTTAAATCCTTATGTCTTTATTAAAAGTGACACTCAAAATGACAAGGACTTTCCTACGAAAGGAATATATATATCAGCTGAAGGAAAGGTAATCGATCTTATGAAATCTGAGCTGGAGAAAAGAGTGGTTCAGATTAAAGCAGATATAAGAGTGAACATTCCTTTGGCAAAACATTTTACCTACAGACTGAACTTGTATGGAGGAATAACACTAGGGGAACATCTTCCGGAATTCTATAAATATAGATTAGGAGGAATTTTTGAGCAGAATGTAATTAACTTTAAAAGCTTTGGCGGATTTTATTTTGCGCAATTAGGTACTAATAATGTGGTCTTGATTTCAAATGATCTCCAGTTTAAATTCAACAAGAATTACTTTATAAGTGGTAACTTCTCTTTTGCTAATCTCTCGAATGATATTACCTTTGAAAATGCAGCAAAACTTAATTATAGTTCTCTGGGAATAACGGCAGGCTATAAATCTCCTTTCGGACAGATTAAAGTTAATTTCAGTCACTCTTTAAAAAACAATCAAAAAGGCATATTCAGTGTTATATTAGGACACTGGTTTTAA
- a CDS encoding thymidine kinase: protein MFLENTINHSKQSGWMEVICGSMFSGKTEELIRRLRRAEMAGQNVEIFKPKTDTRYSDEDVVSHNQNKIRSTAVENPNEILLLGSNCDVVGIDEAQFFDESIVEIANQLANSGIRVVIAGLDMDFLGRPFGPMPNLMATAEYVTKVHAICKRTGNLANYSMRTSEGDSLVELGETESYEAVSRRVFIDEVLLKKKK, encoded by the coding sequence ATGTTTTTAGAAAATACAATTAATCACTCCAAACAAAGCGGTTGGATGGAAGTTATTTGTGGCTCAATGTTTTCCGGAAAAACTGAAGAGTTGATCAGAAGGCTTAGAAGAGCAGAAATGGCAGGGCAAAATGTGGAAATTTTTAAACCAAAAACTGATACAAGGTATTCTGATGAGGATGTGGTTTCACATAATCAGAATAAAATCCGAAGTACAGCAGTAGAAAACCCAAATGAAATTCTCTTATTGGGTTCTAATTGTGATGTGGTAGGAATTGATGAAGCCCAGTTCTTTGACGAAAGCATTGTTGAAATTGCCAATCAATTGGCAAATAGTGGTATAAGAGTTGTTATTGCAGGTTTGGATATGGATTTTTTAGGACGTCCTTTTGGGCCAATGCCCAATCTTATGGCGACTGCTGAATACGTAACCAAAGTACATGCTATCTGTAAGAGAACAGGGAATCTTGCTAATTATTCCATGAGAACTTCCGAGGGAGACAGTTTGGTTGAATTAGGAGAAACCGAAAGTTATGAGGCAGTAAGCCGTAGGGTCTTCATTGATGAAGTCCTTTTAAAAAAGAAGAAATAA
- a CDS encoding bifunctional UDP-N-acetylmuramoyl-tripeptide:D-alanyl-D-alanine ligase/alanine racemase has product MNYTIQEIADITNAEVIGDTQAIIKNIAFDSRIIYSIKNTAFIAINTKKNSGEKFIESAISRGIKIIISEHAFPQFEDITWIIVDNSVEFLQKLAKYHFEHSHLKSIGITGSNGKTILKEWLYQCLWNEFSTVKSPKSFNSQIGLPLSLLQINDSYELGIFEVGISKPNEMDKLENIFSPQIGLLTHIGTAHAANFESEEMLINEKIKLFKDSQVIIYNGDNSLVEQKIKELYADKKLISYGFKNENQVFIKSNISRDENIIVQYIDEEISFPVHQRDEATLTNALALITVLKELNIDNQKIIEKINALKTVEMRLEAIEGNKNNIIVNDSFNLDLDSLKTALQFLNEYNKPKKSLVLTDIVGVNSNSKELYEEVSELVNEQKFDSLFLVGSEITAFSDLFRSTTYTFIDTQELIESKHLTDIENQIILLKGARKFEIERLKDILELRKHDTVLEINLNAILHNINYHKSLLKPETKVMAMVKANAYGLGSYEISEFLQHHHIDYLGVAYTDEGVELRKKGITTPIVVMNAAQHSYDAIIQYNLEPEIYSFRVLELFNDAVQKSGYDQKFPIHIKLETGMHRLGFKEFELDHLSEILKNKNLKVQSILTHLSSSDMPEEREFTFNQFDTFEKNSNYLIGKLGYQPIRHILNSSGITNYTDHQYDMVRIGIGMLGESPNSEIQKQLQSTVSFKTVISQISSVENGESIGYSRRYKTDHLTRIATIPVGYADGIPRLIGNQIGSVGIHKTLAPIVGNICMDMMMINVDHIPNVKEGDMVTVFNSKPSLKEFAEYCKTITYEVLTSISPRVKRIYIKD; this is encoded by the coding sequence ATGAACTACACGATACAGGAAATTGCAGATATCACCAATGCAGAAGTTATTGGAGATACTCAGGCTATCATTAAAAATATTGCTTTCGACAGCAGAATTATATATTCGATCAAGAATACTGCTTTTATCGCAATTAATACTAAAAAAAATTCAGGGGAAAAATTTATTGAATCTGCCATAAGCAGAGGTATAAAAATTATTATTTCAGAACATGCTTTTCCTCAGTTTGAAGACATAACCTGGATCATAGTAGATAATTCTGTGGAATTTCTCCAAAAACTCGCTAAGTACCATTTCGAACATTCCCATTTAAAATCAATTGGAATTACTGGAAGTAATGGGAAAACCATTTTAAAGGAATGGTTATATCAATGCCTATGGAACGAGTTTTCAACGGTAAAAAGCCCAAAAAGTTTTAATTCACAAATCGGGCTCCCCCTTTCTCTTCTGCAAATTAATGATTCTTATGAACTTGGAATTTTTGAAGTTGGAATTTCCAAGCCCAATGAAATGGATAAGCTTGAAAATATTTTCAGCCCTCAGATTGGTCTTCTTACGCATATCGGGACAGCACATGCTGCAAATTTTGAGTCTGAAGAAATGCTGATTAATGAAAAAATCAAATTGTTCAAAGATTCACAGGTCATTATTTATAATGGCGACAATTCCCTTGTTGAACAAAAAATAAAAGAATTATACGCTGACAAAAAATTGATATCCTACGGTTTTAAAAATGAAAACCAGGTCTTTATCAAAAGTAATATTTCCCGGGATGAAAATATTATTGTCCAATATATTGATGAGGAAATAAGTTTCCCGGTTCATCAAAGAGATGAAGCTACGCTAACTAATGCTCTGGCCCTTATTACTGTACTAAAGGAGTTGAATATCGATAATCAAAAGATCATCGAAAAAATCAACGCTTTAAAGACCGTTGAAATGCGACTGGAGGCTATCGAGGGAAATAAGAATAATATTATTGTTAATGATTCTTTTAACCTTGATCTGGATTCTTTAAAAACGGCGCTACAATTTCTGAATGAATACAATAAACCCAAAAAATCACTTGTTCTAACAGACATTGTTGGAGTCAATTCAAATTCTAAGGAATTGTATGAAGAAGTTTCTGAACTTGTTAATGAACAGAAATTTGATTCCCTATTCCTCGTTGGAAGTGAGATAACTGCATTTAGCGATCTTTTTAGATCTACAACCTACACTTTTATTGACACTCAGGAATTAATTGAAAGTAAACATCTTACCGATATCGAAAACCAGATCATTCTTTTAAAAGGGGCAAGGAAATTTGAGATTGAAAGATTAAAGGATATTCTTGAACTTAGAAAACATGATACTGTTTTAGAGATCAATCTGAATGCAATCCTCCATAACATCAACTATCATAAATCCCTGCTAAAACCGGAAACCAAAGTCATGGCTATGGTAAAAGCAAATGCTTATGGACTTGGTAGTTATGAAATTTCAGAATTTTTACAGCACCACCATATTGATTACCTTGGTGTTGCCTATACAGATGAAGGTGTAGAGCTGCGGAAAAAAGGGATCACAACTCCTATTGTGGTCATGAATGCTGCACAGCACAGCTATGATGCCATTATACAGTATAATCTTGAACCTGAAATATATAGTTTCAGGGTATTGGAATTATTTAATGATGCTGTTCAAAAATCAGGATATGATCAGAAATTCCCAATCCATATCAAACTGGAAACAGGAATGCATCGTCTTGGTTTTAAAGAATTTGAACTGGATCATTTAAGTGAAATATTAAAGAACAAAAATCTGAAGGTTCAAAGTATTTTAACACACCTTTCATCTTCGGATATGCCGGAAGAAAGAGAATTTACTTTTAATCAATTTGATACTTTTGAGAAAAATTCAAATTACCTGATTGGAAAGCTTGGATATCAACCCATCAGACACATCTTAAACTCATCTGGTATAACAAACTATACTGATCATCAATATGATATGGTAAGGATCGGAATAGGAATGTTAGGTGAATCACCAAATAGTGAAATACAAAAACAGCTTCAGTCTACAGTCAGTTTTAAGACAGTAATCTCTCAGATTTCATCGGTAGAAAATGGAGAATCTATTGGCTACAGCAGACGATATAAGACTGATCATCTAACAAGAATAGCTACTATTCCTGTGGGTTATGCCGATGGTATCCCAAGATTGATAGGAAATCAAATCGGGAGTGTAGGAATACATAAAACATTAGCTCCCATTGTAGGAAACATCTGTATGGATATGATGATGATCAATGTGGATCATATTCCTAATGTAAAAGAGGGTGATATGGTGACCGTATTTAATTCAAAGCCAAGTTTAAAAGAATTCGCAGAGTACTGCAAAACGATAACCTATGAAGTATTAACTTCCATCTCACCCCGGGTGAAACGGATTTATATAAAAGACTAA
- the ybeY gene encoding rRNA maturation RNase YbeY, translating to MIQFFYENLPESVNTDYTKWLEEIILSEGKKMGEINYIFCDDEYLLKINQDYLQHDYYTDIITFDYVKGKTISAEIFVSLQRISDNASTLSKNYEEELRRVLGHGILHLCGYKDKTEDEEKEMRSKEDLYLAKYID from the coding sequence ATGATACAATTCTTTTACGAAAATTTACCGGAATCTGTCAATACAGACTATACCAAATGGCTGGAAGAAATTATTCTTTCGGAAGGAAAAAAAATGGGTGAAATCAACTATATCTTTTGCGATGATGAGTATTTACTCAAGATCAATCAGGATTATTTGCAGCATGATTACTATACTGATATCATCACATTCGATTATGTTAAAGGCAAAACAATAAGCGCTGAGATTTTCGTATCTTTGCAGCGCATTTCAGATAACGCTTCTACCCTATCCAAAAATTATGAAGAAGAGCTAAGAAGAGTTTTAGGACACGGCATCCTTCATCTTTGCGGATATAAGGATAAAACAGAGGACGAAGAAAAAGAAATGCGCAGTAAAGAAGATTTATATTTAGCTAAATATATTGATTGA